AGCACAACCTGCAATTGCCCGAAGGCCACCCATTGGCCAAGGAGATCGGCGCAGCCATGCTGGAGCGGTTGTGGAGCAACCCGCTGTTCATGTCGGCGGCGCTGCCGCACAAAGTCTTCCCGCCGCTGATCAACTGCTATACCGCAGGTGGCAGTTTTGACTTCCATATCGACAATGCGGTGCGCCAGCCCAAAGGCAGCCACGAGCGCGTGCGCACCGACCTGTCGTCCACGCTGTTCTTCAGCGATCCCGACGAGTACGACGGCGGCGAACTGGAGATCCAGGACACCTTCGGCCTGCAACGGGTCAAGCTCCCCGCCGGCGATATGGTGCTGTACCCCGGTTCCAGCCTGCACAAGGTCAACGCCGTGACCCTCGGTGCACGCTATGCCTCATTCTTCTGGACTCAAAGCCTGGTGCGCGAAGACAGCCAGCGCACCTTGCTGTTCGAAATGGACGGCGCCATCCAGCAACTGACCCGTGACGTGCCCGAGCACCCGGCGCTGATCCAGCTCACCGGCACCTATCACAACCTGCTGCGCCGTTGGGTCGAGGTCTGAAATGGGCTTTTTATTGCGTCGCCAGGAAGTGCTCAACGTCGAGCAATTGCAGTCCATGCTTGATGATTCCCCGGTGCGCGCTGCCCAGGCGATCCTGATCGCAGCCAAGGAAGGCGTGGTCGATGCCCAGGCGTTGCTCGGGCAGATCCTGCTGGAAGGGCGCGGTATTGCACGCGATGAAGCGCTGGCGCTGCGCTGGTTCCAGATTGCGGCGCAGGGCGGGCACGTGATGGCGCGCAATATGGCCGGGCGTTGCCTGGAGCATGGTTGGGGTTGCGCCGTCGATGAAGCGGCAGCTGCGCGGCAATACCGGCTGGCAGCAGAGGCCGGCCTGGATTGGGGCCAGTACAACTATGCCAACCTGCTGGCGACCGGCCGTGGCGTTGTGCAAGACCAGGCCCAGGCGCTGACGCTTTATCGCCAGGCGGCAGAGCAGGGCCACGCCAAGTCGATGAATCTGTTGGGGCGTTATCTGGAAGATGGGCAGTATTGCCCCAAGGATCTTGAGGCAGCCGTTGAATGGTACCGGCGCTCCGCCGAAGCCGGGGATTTTCGGGGGCAGTTCAGTTATGCGGCGGTGCTGGCGCACAGAGGCCAAATCGACGCTGCGCTGGAGTGGCTGCGCAAGGCGTTGGCGCATGGGAATCTCAAATTCCTGCGAACGGCGCACAAGGCGTTGGCGCTGGCCAATGAGCCGCAGATTCGCGCCATGGCCAATGCCTATCAACAGCGTGCCGCGACCTTTTCCTGAAGCCAAAAAAACCCATGACTTGTCATGGGTTTTTTATAGGCGGCGTTCTTACACGTAGAACGACTTCAACGGCGGAAACCCATTGAACTCAATCGCGCTGTAGCTGGTGGTGTACGCACCGGTCGACAGCCAGTACAAACGATCACCAATCGCCAGGTTCAGCGGCAGGCCGTACTTGTAGTTCTCGTACATGATGTCGGCGCTGTCGCAGGTTGGGCCGGCGATGACCACTTCTTCCATCTCGCCTTTCTTCTCGGTCCAGATCGGAAACTTGATGGCTTCGTCCATGGTTTCGATCAGGCCGGAGAACTTGCCCACATCCGTGTACACCCAACGCTCGACGGCGGTACGCGACTTACGGGCCACCAGCACCACTTCGCTCACCAGGATACCGGCGTTGGCGATCAGCGAACGGCCTGGCTCCAGGATGATTTCCGGCAGGTCGTCGCCGAAGTCTTCCTTGAGGAAGCGGATGATTTCTTCGGCGTAGGTTTCCAGGCTGTTGGTGCGGGTGATGTAGTTGGCCGGGAAGCCGCCGCCCATGTTGATCAGCTTCAGCTCGATGCCGTCTTCTTCCTTCAGGCGCTCGAAGATCACTTTGACCTTGGCGATGGCCGCATCCCACACGCTGATGTCACGCTGTTGCGAGCCAACGTGGAACGAGATGCCGTAAGGCACCAGGCCCAGGTCGCGGGCGAGGATCAGCAGGTCCATGGCCATGTCGGTCTGGCAGCCGAATTTGCGCGACAAAGGCCAGTCGGCCGTGGTCGAGCCTTCGGTGAGGATGCGCACATACACTTTCGAGCCCGGCGCGGCCTTGGCGATGTTGCGCAGGTCGGCTTCGGAGTCGGTGGAGAACAGGCGCACGCCCTTCTCGTAGAAGTAGCGGATGTCCTTGGATTTCTTGATGGTGTTGCCGTAGCTGATACGGTCGGCGCTGACGCCGCGGTCCATGACCTTGTCCAGCTCGTAGATCGAGGCGATGTCGAAGCTCGAACCCTTGTCTTTCAACAGGTCGATGATCTCCACGGCCGGGTTGGCCTTGACGGCGTAATACACTTTGGCGAATTCGAAACCGGCGCGCAGGTCATCGTAGGCCTGGCTGATCATCGCGGTGTCGATCACCACGAATGGGGTTTCTTGCTTGTCGGCGAACGCCTTCATTTTGTCAAAGGTGGCGCGCGCGAAATAATCTTCGACGTTGATCGACATGCTGGGGACTCCTAGGGGCAAACTGAAATTAGCAATGGGTGCAAATGAACGTCCTCCGTATCCCCACTTTGGTTCGCCTACTTCCCAAGGCATGTCGCCGAAAGCAAAAAGGCCACGGGATAAGCTTCCCTTGGCCTTGCTGTCTCGTCGTCAGTACTTGAGCCGGATGGATCGTTTCCAGCATGGACGTTCGGCGCGAACTTTAGGGCTTGATGGGCGTGGGATCAACTAAAAATGTCGCGTTTTTGCACGCGTTCGTCGCGGGACCCAGTCCAGCTACTTATGTAACCGACCGGTGTGACGGATTGATGTTCCCCGGATGGGGCCAATCAGATGGATTTGCGGTGTATTCATCGCAGGCAAGCCAGCTCCCACAGGGGAATGCATTCCAACAGATAAATGCAGTTCAACGGTGGGAGCTGGCTTGCCTGCGATAGCGGCGGATCAGGCCAGCGCAGTCTCGGCAGGCGAAACAATACTGGTCTTGCCCCCACGGGACTTACCGGAGCTCAGGT
This genomic stretch from Pseudomonas synxantha BG33R harbors:
- a CDS encoding Fe2+-dependent dioxygenase, whose protein sequence is MLLHIPGLFSREEVLRIRQALEEAEWADGKITAGHQSAKAKHNLQLPEGHPLAKEIGAAMLERLWSNPLFMSAALPHKVFPPLINCYTAGGSFDFHIDNAVRQPKGSHERVRTDLSSTLFFSDPDEYDGGELEIQDTFGLQRVKLPAGDMVLYPGSSLHKVNAVTLGARYASFFWTQSLVREDSQRTLLFEMDGAIQQLTRDVPEHPALIQLTGTYHNLLRRWVEV
- a CDS encoding type III PLP-dependent enzyme, which encodes MSINVEDYFARATFDKMKAFADKQETPFVVIDTAMISQAYDDLRAGFEFAKVYYAVKANPAVEIIDLLKDKGSSFDIASIYELDKVMDRGVSADRISYGNTIKKSKDIRYFYEKGVRLFSTDSEADLRNIAKAAPGSKVYVRILTEGSTTADWPLSRKFGCQTDMAMDLLILARDLGLVPYGISFHVGSQQRDISVWDAAIAKVKVIFERLKEEDGIELKLINMGGGFPANYITRTNSLETYAEEIIRFLKEDFGDDLPEIILEPGRSLIANAGILVSEVVLVARKSRTAVERWVYTDVGKFSGLIETMDEAIKFPIWTEKKGEMEEVVIAGPTCDSADIMYENYKYGLPLNLAIGDRLYWLSTGAYTTSYSAIEFNGFPPLKSFYV
- a CDS encoding tetratricopeptide repeat protein; the encoded protein is MGFLLRRQEVLNVEQLQSMLDDSPVRAAQAILIAAKEGVVDAQALLGQILLEGRGIARDEALALRWFQIAAQGGHVMARNMAGRCLEHGWGCAVDEAAAARQYRLAAEAGLDWGQYNYANLLATGRGVVQDQAQALTLYRQAAEQGHAKSMNLLGRYLEDGQYCPKDLEAAVEWYRRSAEAGDFRGQFSYAAVLAHRGQIDAALEWLRKALAHGNLKFLRTAHKALALANEPQIRAMANAYQQRAATFS